The region AACCGATGGGTATTCCACCCTCCCGAAGGCCCGTTTCCGCCTCTTCAATGGCGCACTTCATGAACAGATCCATCAAACATCCTTCCGAGAGTCATGGTATATATAATGATCGAAATGTTCAGGGGGTTAAAGGGGGCCGTTAACAGATTATGGATGGATAAAAGACGGATAATGGACCACCTTTCCCGATGAGGGTTTTTTACCCTCCCGGCCGGTCACACGCTCGGGATCTCCCGCTCGGTCCCGATCTCGTCGAGTGCCTGCCGGGCGGCGAGTTTGACGGTTCGATCGGCGTCGCCGAGGAGGCGCACGAGGGGTTCCCGAGCCTGCGGGTTTCCTATCCGCCCGAGCGCCCACGCCGCCGTCTTCCGGACACGTGGTTTCGGGTCGTCAAGCAGCCGGATCAGCGGCTCGACTGCACGGGGGTCGCCAATGTTCCCGAGCGCCCATGCTGCGCCCATCCTGACCCAGGAACTCTCGTCCTCCAAACGCTCTACCAGCGGGAGCACGGATTCGCGCTCATCGAGGAGCCCGAGCGCTCTCGCCGCCTTCCACCGGACATCCACGTACTCGTCGTCCAGAGCACGGATCAGAGGCTGCACAGCACGACGGTCCCCCATCTCCCCAAGCGACTCCGCAGCCCGCCACCGCTCGTTGAGATTGCCGGACTCCAGCATCGCCAGATACCTGTGGAGTTTCTGTTCCCTATTGGGGCCGGCGGTTCTCCCTCCCGGTACCGACGAATCCTTCTCTGCCATAGGCCACCTCACGCCCTCTCTTGGGTCACCGAAGTATAAGGTTTTGCCCCGGCACCCGGTTCCTGCAGGGGAGATGTCCGCGAGAGGTGCATTTTTCTACTTCCCCGGCCATCACCATAGTATGGAGAGTCCGACCGGTACACCCGAGGGTACGTCGTTCCCGCAGGACCTGGAGCGTCTCGGCATCGTTCCAGGAGCAAAGATCGATATCAGGGAACTCGATAAGATGGGAAAGCGCCACAACTTCCACATCTATCTCTACTTCGAGGAGTCCCTCGCGAAGGAGTCCACCCTTCAACAGAACCTCCAGGAGTACGGCGACGTCCCGGACCTGGAGCGCCCGTTCATCAGGCTGGATGCGTTCCTCCGGTTCGCCACCGAGTCGGACCCCCTCTTCACCCAGCGGCTGGACGAACTCCCGCTGGTCGTCGAGGTCATCGCCTACGGGGAGATCGAGGCAAGGGAGGGAAAAACCGTAGCCTACATCAAAGGGCTGATGCCGTTCCTCGATGAACTCATGATGGAGGAGGATACATCCCCCGTATCCTGAACGCCCGCTCGGAATCCGGCTCGGTTATAGTGAAGGCATGCGTGGGCAGCATTATGCCCCACCTTGGCGGTCGTCCCCACCCCACCGATGCGGCGGAGACCAAAACTAATTTTTCCCCAGGCGCGATGTCCGCCACGGTCCACTGCGCCGGGCTTGTCATCGTTTTTAAACTCTTCTTCGCCAACCGATTTCTTCGGGTATTGCCTCCCGCACGGGTATCCTCATGCGGAGAGGGGAGCCGCCCCTCTCCGCAAGTCTCATGGACATCGGTTGATGGCGATTATGCAAGCGGGTCGTCGCTGATAACAAACCGCAAGAAGAAGAGAGTCGGGGTTCTGATAGGAGAGAGGGCAGCCTCTTCCCTTGCGCCGGTTACGGAACCCGGACCGTGCCCGCACCCTTCAGAACATCCAGGCTCACGTCGAAGTTCCTGACTGTATGGGTAAGCGCACCCATGCTGATGATATCGATCCCGGTCGCGGCATACCCGGCAAGGTCGCCGCCGGCCACCCCCCCGGAGACCTCGAGGGCCACCCGCTCCCGGAGGCCCCGCCCGGCGAGCGCACGGACCGTCTCCCGGACCGCATCAGGCGTCATGTTGTCGAGCAGGATGATATCGGCCCCCGCTTCGGCAGCCGTGACTGCATCCTCGGTCGTCTCGACCTCCACCTCGACCGCCCGGTAGAGGCTCTGCATCTTCGCCCGCCGGACAGCCTCAGGGAGCGGCACCAGCGCGAGGTGGTTATCCTTGATCAGAACCATATCGGAGAGGCAGTAGCGGTGCGGGTCGCCCCCGCCGAGCACCACAGCCTTCTTATCCAACATCCGGAGCCCCGGAGCCGTCTTCCGGGTCGCGGCGATCCACACCGTCGGAGAGACCTGCCGCACCGCATCGACCGCCTCCCGAGTCCGGGTCGCAATCCCGCTCATCCGCCCGATGATGTTGAGCGCCGTCCGCTCCACGAGGAGGATAGCCCTCGCCGGCCCGTCGAGTTCGAGGAGGACCGTCCCCGAGGCAACCGCCCTGCCGTCGGCGGAACGCTCGCGGACCGTGACCCCGAAGTGCTCGAAGAGCGCCCGCGCCTCGGCGAGGCCGGCGATGGTCCCACGATCTTTCGCCCGGACCACCGCCCGGCAGGCGACGTCGGGGACGACTGCATCAGTAGTGACGTCGCCCCACGGCGCATCTTCCCTGACGAAACGGAGCAGGTCCTCAAGCGGGATCATACGCAACTCACGTCCCGACGGCGATCATCCGCTCGATCGCCCGCCGCGCCCGGTCCATGACGT is a window of Methanoculleus sp. 7T DNA encoding:
- the nadC gene encoding carboxylating nicotinate-nucleotide diphosphorylase, producing MIPLEDLLRFVREDAPWGDVTTDAVVPDVACRAVVRAKDRGTIAGLAEARALFEHFGVTVRERSADGRAVASGTVLLELDGPARAILLVERTALNIIGRMSGIATRTREAVDAVRQVSPTVWIAATRKTAPGLRMLDKKAVVLGGGDPHRYCLSDMVLIKDNHLALVPLPEAVRRAKMQSLYRAVEVEVETTEDAVTAAEAGADIILLDNMTPDAVRETVRALAGRGLRERVALEVSGGVAGGDLAGYAATGIDIISMGALTHTVRNFDVSLDVLKGAGTVRVP
- a CDS encoding HEAT repeat domain-containing protein: MAEKDSSVPGGRTAGPNREQKLHRYLAMLESGNLNERWRAAESLGEMGDRRAVQPLIRALDDEYVDVRWKAARALGLLDERESVLPLVERLEDESSWVRMGAAWALGNIGDPRAVEPLIRLLDDPKPRVRKTAAWALGRIGNPQAREPLVRLLGDADRTVKLAARQALDEIGTEREIPSV